In Rutidosis leptorrhynchoides isolate AG116_Rl617_1_P2 chromosome 2, CSIRO_AGI_Rlap_v1, whole genome shotgun sequence, one genomic interval encodes:
- the LOC139889282 gene encoding F-box/kelch-repeat protein At3g06240-like gives MYALIHLPPDLIDAILPFLPPKSLGRFKSVSKRWYSLISSPNFIKTHTQMFNKKNPNPDPTHLILLPNVGDYSFYSLDIKQINTQTTPATVTAKRLKLQKPCYWILGSCNVLVLAYGRPRNIYLVNPTTNETLKVPGGRYNYTYGFGYDSSTDDYKVISIPFKGVQNSDPDTKFVRVYSLRNNSWKKFPNPPNQLHDYCSPHPGLLLNKNLHWIVGGGCLRITIASFSLADEEFHIIESPDFVNRVEKSWSRLFALGEKLAAVICFWLHDCGFVNELWVMEEYGVPKSWMKLCNIEYDNDQRGCEFYAKVNNQDIWVGNRDVGEICIYNTNERRYTSVTVKGCCEDFIVYGTYVESLESLERFR, from the coding sequence ATGTATGCCCTAATCCACCTTCCACCCGACCTAATCGATGCAATTCTTCCTTTTCTGCCACCTAAATCCTTAGGCCGTTTCAAATCCGTTTCAAAACGATGGTACTCCTTAATTTccagtcccaattttatcaaaaccCATACTCAAATGTTCAACAAAAAAAATCCCAATCCTGACCCCACCCACCTCATTTTACTTCCGAATGTTGGTGATTATTCTTTCTACTCGCTCGATATAAAGCAAATCAACACCCAAACCACACCTGCAACCGTAACTGCTAAACGCCTGAAATTGCAGAAACCATGTTATTGGATACTAGGGTCTTGCAACGTGCTTGTTTTAGCCTATGGTAGACCTCGTAACATCTATCTAGTAAATCCGACAACAAATGAGACCTTGAAAGTTCCAGGTGGAAGATATAATTATACATATGGATTTGGTTATGATTCTTCTACGGATGATTATAAAGTAATCTCCATTCCATTTAAGGGAGTTCAAAATTCCGATCCTGACACCAAATTCGTACGCGTGTATAGTTTACGTAACAATTCATGGAAAAAGTTTCCTAACCCCCCTAATCAACTACATGATTATTGTAGTCCACATCCAGGGCTACTCTTAAACAAAAATCTTCACTGGATAGTAGGAGGCGGATGCTTAAGAATTACTATTGCTTCCTTCAGTTTAGCCGATGAAGAATTTCATATAATCGAGTCTCCTGATTTTGTTAATCGTGTTGAAAAATCATGGTCACGGCTATTTGCTCTTGGTGAGAAATTAGCTGCTGTTATCTGTTTTTGGTTGCACGATTGTGGATTCGTTAATGAATTGTGGGTGATGGAGGAGTATGGGGTTCCTAAGTCTTGGATGAAACTTTGTAACATTGAATATGACAATGATCAAAGAGGTTGTGAGTTCTATGCTAAAGTCAACAATCAGGATATTTGGGTGGGCAATAGGGATGTGGGTGAAATTTGTATATACAATACGAATGAAAGAAGATACACAAGTGTAACAGTTAAAGGGTGCTGTGAAGATTTCATAGTTTATGGTACGTATGTTGAAAGCCTTGAATCACTTGAACGTTTTCGTTAG